In the genome of Amphiura filiformis chromosome 4, Afil_fr2py, whole genome shotgun sequence, one region contains:
- the LOC140150202 gene encoding uncharacterized protein gives MDVFKIRNAVLLCIGFALLSEVNSKPNPDRGQTATRPDRGGRNPNGMNGRNPNGMNGRNNANIQVPTEEPAEGANTQVPIQVPTEGPAEGANTQVPTEGPAEGGE, from the exons ATGGACGTTTTCAAAATCCGTAATGCTGTGTTGCTTTGCATTGGGTTTGCTTTGCTCAGTGAGGTCAACAGTAAGCCTAACCCGGACCGCGGCCAGACCGCGACCCGGCCAGACCGCGGCGGGAGAAACCCCAACGGCATGAACGGGAGAAACCCCAACGGCATGAACGGGAGAAACAACG CTAATATCCAGGTTCCGACTGAAGAGCCCGCTGAAGGGG CTAATACCCAGGTCCCGATCCAGGTCCCGACTGAAGGGCCCGCTGAAGGGG CTAATACCCAGGTCCCGACTGAAGGGCCCGCTGAAGGGGGTGAGTAA